The following are encoded in a window of Haloarcula halophila genomic DNA:
- the gfcR gene encoding transcriptional regulator GfcR has translation MKNTDDLVASAADLAERGLSKGEIADELNVSRETASWLVERSGTGAEPTSSPSGGPHDIHVDWSALGRDSARLYHAGAAMADLAAKQGQDVDLTIGIEKAGAPLATTVAHELDTDLGTYAPTKHQWDDDDSEAADGSFSRNFAEIRNRDCYIVDDTITSGKTMSETISAIRQQGGNPVACVVLADKRGVEDIQGVPVYSLLQVIRVGSDDGEE, from the coding sequence ATGAAGAACACGGACGACCTCGTCGCGAGCGCGGCCGACCTCGCGGAACGAGGGCTCTCCAAAGGTGAGATCGCAGACGAACTCAACGTCTCGCGTGAGACCGCCAGCTGGCTGGTGGAACGCAGCGGAACGGGTGCGGAGCCGACCTCGTCGCCGTCGGGTGGCCCCCACGACATCCACGTCGACTGGTCCGCGCTAGGGCGGGACTCCGCGCGGCTGTACCACGCCGGTGCCGCCATGGCGGATCTAGCAGCTAAACAGGGCCAAGATGTCGATTTGACCATCGGAATCGAGAAGGCGGGCGCTCCCCTTGCGACCACCGTCGCCCACGAGCTCGACACCGATCTGGGAACCTACGCGCCGACCAAACACCAGTGGGACGACGACGACAGCGAGGCCGCAGACGGCTCGTTCTCGCGGAACTTCGCCGAGATTCGCAACCGAGACTGCTACATCGTCGACGACACGATCACCAGCGGGAAGACGATGTCCGAGACCATCAGCGCCATCCGCCAGCAGGGCGGCAATCCGGTCGCCTGCGTCGTCCTGGCCGACAAACGCGGCGTCGAGGACATCCAGGGCGTCCCCGTCTACTCGCTGTTGCAGGTCATCCGTGTCGGTAGCGACGACGGCGAGGAGTGA